TTGCGTTCATCAAAGATGTGCGCCACCAAGGATGAATCGCGATCGAGACCGAGGGTGAGTTGGGTCAGGTCATTGGAGCCAATGGAGAATCCATCAAACACCTGACTGAAGGCATCCGCGAGAATGACATTGCTGGGAATTTCGCACATTACATAGACTTGCAGACCGTTTTCGCCCCGCTTGAGCCCGTGTTTCTCCATCTCTGCCAACACCTTACGACCCTCATCTGGGGTGCGGCAGAAGGGAATCATGGGAATCACGTTGGTTAACCCCATGTCATCCCGAACCCGTTTAAGAGCCTTACATTCCAGCCCATAGGCTTCGGCATAGTTGGGGTCGTAGTAGCGCGATGCTCCCCGCCAGCCAATCATCGGATTTTCTTCCGACGGTTCAAACTGCCGCCCACCGAGCAAGTTGGCATATTCATTGCTCTTGAAGTCAGACATGCGGACGACCACCGGCTTGGGATAGAAGGCTGCCGCAATCATGCCGATGCCGTGGGCTAGCTTATCGACAAAGAAGTCGGGTTTGTGGTCATAGAGCGCTGTAAGTTCAGCGATGTCGCGCTTGGCGTCTTCATCCTCTAGGGTATCAAAATGCAGCAGGGCTAAGGGGTGTGCCTTAATGTGGTTGGCAATGATGAACTCGAAGCGGGCTAGGCCAACGCCATCACAGGGAATCGACGATAACCCAAAGGCTTCATCCGGGTTGCCCACATTCATCAAAATCTGGGTGCGGGTGCGCGGTAGGTTATCCAACTGGGTTTCCTGCACCTCAAACGGTACGAGACCAGCATAGACCCGACCTTCCTCCCCTTCCGAGCAGGAGACGGTCACGGCTTGTCCAGTTTTGAGGAGGCCGGTGGCATTGCCGCAGCCGACGATCGCTGGAATACCCATTTCCCGAGCAATAATCGCGGCGTGGCAGGTGCGTCCGCCTTGGTTGGTGACGATCGCACTGGCGCGTTTCATAATCGGTTCCCAGTCGGGATCGGTCTTGTTGGTCACCAAGACTTCACCGGGTTTGAACTGATCGATGCCATGGACATCCAAAATCACTCGGGCATCGCCCTGACCAATCATTTCGCCCACAGCTCGCCCCGTGATCAGCACCTCGCTGGTACCCTGGAGGCGATAGCTGCGGAGAACATTGCCAGCTTTTTGCGACTGTACGGTTTCTGGACGGGCTTGCACAATAAACAGCTCGCCGGTAATGCCATCTTTCGCCCATTCAATGTCCATGGGCGTATACATGCCGCGGACGTTGGAGTAGTGATCTTCGATGATGCAGGCCCATTCAGCTAGTTTGAGAATTTCATCATCGGTGATCGCATATTTGCAGCGTTCACTGTCCGACACTGTCACATTTTTGGTGAGTTTTGAGCCGCCTGTGTCATAGACCATCTTGATTTCTTTGCTGCCCAGGCGTTTTTCAAGAATGGGTCTAAAGCCTTGTTTGAGGGTGGGCTTGAAGACAAAGTATTCGTCAGGGTTGACAGCACCCTGCACCACGTTTTCGCCCAGACCGTAGGCAGCGGTCACAAGAGCGGCATCCTTGAAGCCAGTTTCGGTATCGATGGAGAACATCACGCCCGAGGAGGCTAGGTCAGACCGCACCATTTTTTGCACGCCCACGGAGAGGGCTACTTCAAAGTGGTCAAAGCCTTTAATGGTGCGATAGGAAATGGCGCGATCGGTAAACAGGGAGGCAAAGCACTTGTGGCAGGATTCCAGCACGCCCTTGACGCCATGGACATTCAGATAGGTTTCTTGCTGTCCAGCAAAGCTAGCATCGGGCAAGTCTTCGGCTGTGGCGCTGGAGCGTACCGCCACGTCTACATCGCTGCTGTAGCGTCGGCAGGTTTCCCGTTCTTCTCCTTCAAAGCGATCGCACAATTCACCATTGACGCCATAGCGTTCACAGAGGCGTAG
This region of Candidatus Obscuribacterales bacterium genomic DNA includes:
- the ppsA gene encoding phosphoenolpyruvate synthase, whose amino-acid sequence is MVNLPFASRSDSGHTKDHALILWFEEVGIADIPYVGGKNASLGEMIQQLTPKGVSVPTGFATTAYAFRYFIEKAGLKEQLRSLFSDLDVEDMPNLRERGKQARGLILNTPFPKDLEEAIALAYLRLCERYGVNGELCDRFEGEERETCRRYSSDVDVAVRSSATAEDLPDASFAGQQETYLNVHGVKGVLESCHKCFASLFTDRAISYRTIKGFDHFEVALSVGVQKMVRSDLASSGVMFSIDTETGFKDAALVTAAYGLGENVVQGAVNPDEYFVFKPTLKQGFRPILEKRLGSKEIKMVYDTGGSKLTKNVTVSDSERCKYAITDDEILKLAEWACIIEDHYSNVRGMYTPMDIEWAKDGITGELFIVQARPETVQSQKAGNVLRSYRLQGTSEVLITGRAVGEMIGQGDARVILDVHGIDQFKPGEVLVTNKTDPDWEPIMKRASAIVTNQGGRTCHAAIIAREMGIPAIVGCGNATGLLKTGQAVTVSCSEGEEGRVYAGLVPFEVQETQLDNLPRTRTQILMNVGNPDEAFGLSSIPCDGVGLARFEFIIANHIKAHPLALLHFDTLEDEDAKRDIAELTALYDHKPDFFVDKLAHGIGMIAAAFYPKPVVVRMSDFKSNEYANLLGGRQFEPSEENPMIGWRGASRYYDPNYAEAYGLECKALKRVRDDMGLTNVIPMIPFCRTPDEGRKVLAEMEKHGLKRGENGLQVYVMCEIPSNVILADAFSQVFDGFSIGSNDLTQLTLGLDRDSSLVAHIFDERNEAVKHMVRMVIEAAKRNHRKIGICGQAPSDYPEFAEFLVEQGIDSISLNPDSVMKTLLAIAKVEETQS